Proteins from one Chroococcidiopsis sp. CCMEE 29 genomic window:
- a CDS encoding cation transporter — MSDDCCHKKAGEVSKLRKQQSRVLWTVLLINAVMFVVELGAGIRSASLSLTGDSLDMLGDALVYGSSLLVINQGRKAQARSALLKGSIMFLSAVAVFARASYQLFAQTMPEVRAMSAVGLIALFANLLCLFLLTRHRNDNINMSSVWLCSRNDIIANTSVLGAAFFVFLTNSLLPDLVVGLLLTVVFVKSASKVVSQSWRELQQA, encoded by the coding sequence ATGAGTGATGATTGCTGCCACAAGAAGGCTGGCGAAGTGTCCAAACTCAGAAAACAGCAGAGTAGAGTTTTGTGGACCGTTCTGCTCATCAATGCCGTAATGTTTGTGGTGGAATTAGGAGCTGGTATTAGGTCTGCATCACTTTCGCTGACGGGAGATTCGCTCGATATGCTAGGGGATGCGTTGGTTTATGGTAGTAGTCTTTTAGTCATCAACCAAGGGAGGAAGGCTCAAGCAAGGTCGGCACTGCTCAAGGGGAGCATTATGTTTTTGTCAGCTGTGGCTGTCTTCGCCAGAGCCAGCTATCAGCTATTTGCTCAGACAATGCCAGAGGTGAGGGCAATGAGTGCGGTAGGGTTAATAGCCTTGTTTGCCAACTTGCTGTGTCTATTCTTATTGACTAGACACAGAAACGACAATATTAATATGTCCTCGGTATGGCTTTGTTCTCGCAATGATATCATTGCTAACACTTCTGTTCTGGGAGCTGCTTTTTTCGTATTTCTGACAAACTCTTTGCTACCCGATTTAGTTGTCGGACTTCTGCTCACCGTAGTCTTTGTCAAATCAGCTTCTAAAGTTGTTTCTCAGTCTTGGAGAGAATTACAACAAGCCTAA
- a CDS encoding IS1 family transposase, producing the protein MTELWSYVGKKTNPRWLWHAIDRKTGKVLAYVFGARKDEVFLQLKALLEPFGIKRYCTDGWGAYERHLPLELHEVGKQKTQRIERKHLRLRTRIKRLMRKTICFSKTEFMHDLVIGLFINRYEFGLPI; encoded by the coding sequence ATGACTGAATTGTGGAGCTACGTGGGGAAGAAGACAAATCCTCGATGGTTATGGCATGCGATTGACCGCAAGACAGGGAAAGTACTAGCTTATGTCTTTGGAGCGCGAAAAGATGAAGTTTTCCTTCAACTTAAGGCATTATTAGAACCGTTTGGAATCAAACGATATTGCACGGATGGATGGGGAGCATACGAACGGCATTTACCACTTGAGCTGCATGAGGTAGGGAAGCAAAAAACCCAGAGGATTGAACGCAAGCATTTGAGGCTGAGAACGAGAATTAAACGACTAATGCGCAAGACAATTTGCTTTTCCAAAACTGAGTTTATGCATGATTTGGTAATTGGGTTGTTTATCAATCGCTATGAATTTGGTCTACCAATTTAG
- a CDS encoding SAM hydroxide adenosyltransferase — MLVHIIADYGFGDLAFAEVVQRIKLFLPDAEPILTPVPAFATLAAGFCIAHLGLNDSPAGTIIYHNVAPREDDEQARVANAGERLAFARLPTGVRVIGVNAGYAFCFVRDAAYELRWAAVAEQGSQFRSRDLFPQAAAAIALGQPDALAQKIPPEDIPDVPPNCIAYIDGYGNLKTTIQPQSIQASDGETVRVRINDTELEAIASVGSFAVEPGQLAFAPGSSGWTNAQGEHTRWMELFLRSGSAWELFARPAVGTRIHIL; from the coding sequence ATGCTGGTTCACATCATCGCGGATTACGGCTTTGGCGATCTTGCTTTTGCTGAAGTAGTGCAGCGCATCAAGTTATTTCTACCGGATGCTGAGCCAATACTCACACCTGTTCCTGCTTTTGCCACTCTCGCGGCTGGATTTTGTATCGCACACTTAGGCTTAAACGATTCCCCCGCCGGTACTATTATTTACCACAATGTCGCACCCCGAGAAGATGACGAACAAGCGCGTGTCGCTAACGCGGGTGAGCGTCTTGCTTTCGCACGCCTACCTACGGGTGTGCGCGTTATTGGCGTTAATGCTGGTTATGCCTTCTGTTTCGTGCGCGATGCAGCTTATGAGTTGCGCTGGGCAGCCGTTGCCGAGCAAGGTTCGCAGTTTCGTTCTCGTGACCTGTTTCCACAAGCCGCAGCTGCTATTGCCCTAGGGCAACCCGATGCTTTAGCCCAGAAGATCCCTCCAGAAGATATACCCGACGTGCCACCCAACTGCATTGCTTATATTGACGGCTACGGCAACTTGAAAACCACCATCCAACCCCAAAGCATCCAGGCAAGCGACGGCGAGACTGTCCGCGTGCGGATTAATGACACGGAGCTAGAAGCGATCGCCAGCGTAGGCAGCTTTGCAGTCGAACCCGGACAGCTAGCGTTTGCACCGGGTAGCAGCGGTTGGACCAATGCACAAGGCGAACACACCCGTTGGATGGAACTGTTTCTGCGTAGTGGTAGCGCTTGGGAGTTGTTTGCTCGCCCCGCAGTTGGTACCCGCATACATATTCTCTAG
- a CDS encoding transposase — MREITKPSTAKCNLDTYTLFLLAEPKYAGCNRLSEILKHVSHDSVNRFLLRERYQPKDLFEEIKPHIQLVGGTLSCDDTVIDKPYSEPNLAELIGYFWSGKHHRIVKGLHLITLYYTDASAKSIPVNYRIYDKREGLTKNDYFRVMITEVLAWGLQPETVTGDAWYSALENLKFLKNREVGFLMGIAKNRKVSTDGKNYTQVQNLEIPDQGLVIHLKNFGRVKVFRRIFKNEAERYYITYLPNSDATEQVSRQEFNESHSIHWGIECYHRALKQLCGVSRFMVRTSEAIKTHIFCSIRAFTKLELMRAEELIENWYELQKNLYLQVAREFILEHLQQKLEVNLHNQSFVNA, encoded by the coding sequence ATCAGAGAGATTACAAAACCATCTACAGCCAAATGCAACCTCGACACTTATACCTTATTCCTGTTAGCTGAACCTAAGTACGCAGGCTGCAACCGCTTGTCAGAAATTCTTAAGCACGTCTCACACGACAGCGTCAATCGCTTCTTGTTAAGGGAAAGATATCAACCTAAAGACTTGTTTGAAGAGATAAAACCACACATTCAATTGGTGGGCGGCACTTTAAGCTGTGACGATACCGTTATTGATAAACCTTATAGTGAGCCAAATTTAGCTGAACTAATTGGATACTTTTGGTCAGGAAAACATCATCGAATTGTTAAAGGGCTTCACCTCATTACCCTGTATTACACCGACGCATCAGCTAAGTCTATCCCAGTTAATTATCGGATCTACGATAAGCGGGAGGGTTTGACAAAAAACGATTACTTTCGAGTAATGATTACGGAGGTTTTGGCTTGGGGCTTGCAGCCAGAAACGGTAACTGGTGATGCTTGGTATTCAGCCCTTGAAAATCTGAAATTCTTGAAAAACCGGGAAGTAGGATTTCTCATGGGTATTGCCAAAAATCGAAAAGTCTCAACTGATGGTAAAAATTACACCCAGGTACAAAATTTGGAAATTCCTGACCAAGGTTTGGTAATACATCTGAAAAACTTTGGGCGCGTCAAAGTATTTCGGAGGATATTCAAAAACGAAGCCGAGAGATACTACATTACATACCTACCTAATTCAGATGCTACCGAACAAGTTAGCCGACAGGAATTCAATGAGTCGCACTCAATCCATTGGGGAATTGAATGCTATCACCGAGCCTTGAAACAACTGTGTGGAGTTTCGCGGTTTATGGTCAGAACAAGTGAGGCTATTAAAACTCACATTTTTTGTTCAATCCGAGCCTTTACTAAGTTAGAGTTAATGCGAGCTGAAGAACTAATTGAAAACTGGTACGAATTACAAAAGAATTTGTACCTACAGGTGGCAAGGGAATTCATTCTAGAACACCTCCAGCAGAAACTTGAAGTGAATTTACATAATCAGTCTTTTGTCAATGCGTAA